A window of Salvelinus alpinus chromosome 31, SLU_Salpinus.1, whole genome shotgun sequence contains these coding sequences:
- the LOC139561055 gene encoding LIM domain-containing protein ajuba-like isoform X2 — MDRLGTKLLEKLKLTDSGSVKFASSKKKNELVNNSNSNGNNSSGLPPSLNTATSSPSRPGQFSLTSPTSTEACGLASSGKGLGERVSSTQHLSTSITPKPTDCEHQPYSPSTLAPLRRRSPQQRASCYLGEGVDIQMRRESGLGDCDPAGSKASLNQRRYSLELQQLVRRQQLLSQPPLSHSSGPPPAYPIPSSGYGSAPRGGAMAEPHYLPEPERHKRLSLQEAMFYKRLSTGGELWESTRPASLSHSPHRPSEMGGGGLGFFFPPGPALSPCSSFSLQESVLVSPRSSFASSTASGGGGGSPMGSRCSSNRTSGISLGYDTRYSASSTMAPQLQFSSLHTGGSTSGQGYTVSSRAGAPSGAGGWQDYLDGVFSPGGAGVQDSRHSYPPALGSPAASCYRAGPEWWDEKGAGAARGEETGMGAAGERTRYSDLPGTRYQEELTRLLLRDAALEGEGLHMGGLMLKEQANPPINALAKLATLVNTASRPIKAQEEPGTGREASSENRQEFFGTCVKCGKGVYGSDNACQALDSLYHTRCFTCVSCGRTLRNKDFYNVNGSVYCKEDYMFSGFQAAAEKCSVCGHLILEQILQAMGNSYHPGCFRCVVCSKALDGVSFTVDHLSNIYCVSDYNRTFAPKCAACLQPILPAEGSEEILRVVSMNKDYHFECYHCEDCGKQLSDQPGSQCFPLDSHLLCHSCHMMQVCASHNIPPHSTN; from the exons caacCTCAACGGAGGCGTGTGGGCTGGCTAGTAGCGGGAAGGGATTGGGAGAAAGAGTCTCCTCTACCCAGCACCTCTCAACCTCCATCACCCCCAAACCTACTGACTGCGAACATCAACCCTACTCCCCCTCGACTCTCGCCCCCCTCCGGCGCCGGTCGCCCCAGCAGCGTGCCTCCTGCTACCTGGGGGAGGGCGTTGACATCCAGATGAGGCGTGAGTCGGGCCTGGGGGACTGTGACCCAGCTGGGTCCAAGGCTTCTCTGAACCAGCGCCGCTACTCTCTGGAGCTCCAACAGCTGGTCCGACGCCAGCAGCTCCTCTCCCAGCCTCCTCTGTCCCACTCCTCTGGCCCCCCTCCGgcgtaccccatcccctcctcGGGTTATGGCTCTGCTCCCCGTGGAGGCGCCATGGCTGAGCCACACTACCTTCCCGAGCCTGAGCGTCACAAACGCCTCTCCCTGCAGGAGGCGATGTTCTACAAGAGGCTGAGCACGGGAGGGGAGCTCTGGGAGAGCACCAGACCGGCCTCGCTCTCTCACTCCCCGCACCGGCCCTCTGAGATGGGTGGAGGAGGATTAGGGTTCTTCTTCCCCCCAGGCCCAGCACTGAGCCCCTGCTCCTCCTTCAGCCTCCAGGAGTCGGTGCTGGTCAGTCCCAGGTCCAGCTTTGCCTCCAGTACAGCCAGCggtggagggggagggagccCTATGGGCAGCCGCTGTAGCAGCAACCGCACCAGTGGAATCAGCCTGGGCTATGACACGCGCTACTCAGCCTCCTCCACCATGGCACCGCAGCTGCAGTTCTCCTCCCTGCACACAGGGGGCTCCACCAGCGGACAGGGATACACAGTCTCAAGCAGGGCCGGGGCACCCTCTGGGGCTGGAGGCTGGCAGGACTACTTAGACGGGGTCTTCTCACCTGGAGGAGCAGGGGTTCAGGATAGCCGGCATTCATACCCACCTGCGTTGGGTAGCCCGGCGGCTTCCTGTTACCGGGCTGGGCCTGAGTGGTGGGATGAGAAGGGAGCAGGGGCAGCCCGAGGAGAGGAGACTGGCATGGGTGCTGCCGGGGAGCGGACGCGCTACTCGGACCTCCCGGGTACCCGCTACCAGGAGGAGCTGACACGCCTGTTGCTAAGAGATGCAGCGCTGGAGGGCGAGGGGCTACACATGGGCGGGCTGATGCTCAAAGAACAGGCCAATCCTCCAATCAATGCCCTCGCCAAGCTGGCAACACTCGTCAATACGGCTTCCAGACCAATCAAAGCCCAGGAGGAGCCGGGAACAGGGAGGGAGGCGTCGTCCGAGAATCGCCAGGAGTTCTTTG GTACATGTGTGAAGTGTGGGAAAGGTGTGTATGGCTCGGATAACGCTTGCCAGGCTCTGGACAGCCTCTATCACACACGCTGCTTTACCTGTGTCTCCTGTG GTCGCACCCTGAGAAACAAGGACTTCTACAACGTCAATGGCTCTGTGTATTGTAAAGAGGATTACATG TTCTCAGGCTTCCAGGCTGCAGCAGAGAAATGCAGTGTGTGTGGCCACCTTATCctggaacag ATCCTCCAGGCGATGGGGAACTCCTACCACCCTGGCTGTTTCCGCTGTGTGGTGTGTTCCAAAGCCCTGGACGGAGTCTCCTTCACTGTCGACCACCTCAGCAACATCTACTGTGTCTCCGACTACAATAG AACGTTCGCTCCTAAATGTGCTGCCTGTTTACAACCCATCTTACCTGCTGAG GGCAGCGAGGAGATACTCAGGGTGGTGTCTATGAACAAAGATTATCACTTTGAGTGCTACCACTGTGAG GATTGTGGGAAGCAGCTCTCGGATCAGCCGGGTTCCCAGTGCTTCCCTCTGGACtctcatctcctctgtcactcatgTCACATGATGCAGGTGTGCGCCTCGCATAACATTCCCCCTCACAGCACAAACTGA
- the LOC139561055 gene encoding LIM domain-containing protein ajuba-like isoform X1 encodes MDRLGTKLLEKLKLTDSGSVKFASSKKKNELVNNSNSNGNNSSGLPPSLNTATSSPSRPGQFSLTSPTSTEACGLASSGKGLGERVSSTQHLSTSITPKPTDCEHQPYSPSTLAPLRRRSPQQRASCYLGEGVDIQMRRESGLGDCDPAGSKASLNQRRYSLELQQLVRRQQLLSQPPLSHSSGPPPAYPIPSSGYGSAPRGGAMAEPHYLPEPERHKRLSLQEAMFYKRLSTGGELWESTRPASLSHSPHRPSEMGGGGLGFFFPPGPALSPCSSFSLQESVLVSPRSSFASSTASGGGGGSPMGSRCSSNRTSGISLGYDTRYSASSTMAPQLQFSSLHTGGSTSGQGYTVSSRAGAPSGAGGWQDYLDGVFSPGGAGVQDSRHSYPPALGSPAASCYRAGPEWWDEKGAGAARGEETGMGAAGERTRYSDLPGTRYQEELTRLLLRDAALEGEGLHMGGLMLKEQANPPINALAKLATLVNTASRPIKAQEEPGTGREASSENRQEFFGTCVKCGKGVYGSDNACQALDSLYHTRCFTCVSCGRTLRNKDFYNVNGSVYCKEDYMFSGFQAAAEKCSVCGHLILEQQILQAMGNSYHPGCFRCVVCSKALDGVSFTVDHLSNIYCVSDYNRTFAPKCAACLQPILPAEGSEEILRVVSMNKDYHFECYHCEDCGKQLSDQPGSQCFPLDSHLLCHSCHMMQVCASHNIPPHSTN; translated from the exons caacCTCAACGGAGGCGTGTGGGCTGGCTAGTAGCGGGAAGGGATTGGGAGAAAGAGTCTCCTCTACCCAGCACCTCTCAACCTCCATCACCCCCAAACCTACTGACTGCGAACATCAACCCTACTCCCCCTCGACTCTCGCCCCCCTCCGGCGCCGGTCGCCCCAGCAGCGTGCCTCCTGCTACCTGGGGGAGGGCGTTGACATCCAGATGAGGCGTGAGTCGGGCCTGGGGGACTGTGACCCAGCTGGGTCCAAGGCTTCTCTGAACCAGCGCCGCTACTCTCTGGAGCTCCAACAGCTGGTCCGACGCCAGCAGCTCCTCTCCCAGCCTCCTCTGTCCCACTCCTCTGGCCCCCCTCCGgcgtaccccatcccctcctcGGGTTATGGCTCTGCTCCCCGTGGAGGCGCCATGGCTGAGCCACACTACCTTCCCGAGCCTGAGCGTCACAAACGCCTCTCCCTGCAGGAGGCGATGTTCTACAAGAGGCTGAGCACGGGAGGGGAGCTCTGGGAGAGCACCAGACCGGCCTCGCTCTCTCACTCCCCGCACCGGCCCTCTGAGATGGGTGGAGGAGGATTAGGGTTCTTCTTCCCCCCAGGCCCAGCACTGAGCCCCTGCTCCTCCTTCAGCCTCCAGGAGTCGGTGCTGGTCAGTCCCAGGTCCAGCTTTGCCTCCAGTACAGCCAGCggtggagggggagggagccCTATGGGCAGCCGCTGTAGCAGCAACCGCACCAGTGGAATCAGCCTGGGCTATGACACGCGCTACTCAGCCTCCTCCACCATGGCACCGCAGCTGCAGTTCTCCTCCCTGCACACAGGGGGCTCCACCAGCGGACAGGGATACACAGTCTCAAGCAGGGCCGGGGCACCCTCTGGGGCTGGAGGCTGGCAGGACTACTTAGACGGGGTCTTCTCACCTGGAGGAGCAGGGGTTCAGGATAGCCGGCATTCATACCCACCTGCGTTGGGTAGCCCGGCGGCTTCCTGTTACCGGGCTGGGCCTGAGTGGTGGGATGAGAAGGGAGCAGGGGCAGCCCGAGGAGAGGAGACTGGCATGGGTGCTGCCGGGGAGCGGACGCGCTACTCGGACCTCCCGGGTACCCGCTACCAGGAGGAGCTGACACGCCTGTTGCTAAGAGATGCAGCGCTGGAGGGCGAGGGGCTACACATGGGCGGGCTGATGCTCAAAGAACAGGCCAATCCTCCAATCAATGCCCTCGCCAAGCTGGCAACACTCGTCAATACGGCTTCCAGACCAATCAAAGCCCAGGAGGAGCCGGGAACAGGGAGGGAGGCGTCGTCCGAGAATCGCCAGGAGTTCTTTG GTACATGTGTGAAGTGTGGGAAAGGTGTGTATGGCTCGGATAACGCTTGCCAGGCTCTGGACAGCCTCTATCACACACGCTGCTTTACCTGTGTCTCCTGTG GTCGCACCCTGAGAAACAAGGACTTCTACAACGTCAATGGCTCTGTGTATTGTAAAGAGGATTACATG TTCTCAGGCTTCCAGGCTGCAGCAGAGAAATGCAGTGTGTGTGGCCACCTTATCctggaacag CAGATCCTCCAGGCGATGGGGAACTCCTACCACCCTGGCTGTTTCCGCTGTGTGGTGTGTTCCAAAGCCCTGGACGGAGTCTCCTTCACTGTCGACCACCTCAGCAACATCTACTGTGTCTCCGACTACAATAG AACGTTCGCTCCTAAATGTGCTGCCTGTTTACAACCCATCTTACCTGCTGAG GGCAGCGAGGAGATACTCAGGGTGGTGTCTATGAACAAAGATTATCACTTTGAGTGCTACCACTGTGAG GATTGTGGGAAGCAGCTCTCGGATCAGCCGGGTTCCCAGTGCTTCCCTCTGGACtctcatctcctctgtcactcatgTCACATGATGCAGGTGTGCGCCTCGCATAACATTCCCCCTCACAGCACAAACTGA